From the Candidatus Peregrinibacteria bacterium genome, one window contains:
- a CDS encoding FAD-dependent oxidoreductase yields MSSSRDLLIIGLGPAAYTCAIYCARYRMNVALIGAQPGGQMGASGEVENYPGFLSIPGQELAQKMMDQTKENGADVVFDTVDEITKMPEGDFLVKGTITGEYRAKSILLSTGTKRRKLGVLGEEEYYGKGLTYCATCDGMFYRNLPVAVVGAGNSAAEAALYLADICESVRVFVRKDHFRADAVLVEKINNNPKIIVEFLTEIAEVQGGAKMERVLLKNGETRDIRGLFIEIGANPENTLAKQLGVDLDSEGYLVVDSGQRTNISGVFAAGDNTTASEKFAQNATAVGEGAVAAKAAHEFYQHSDI; encoded by the coding sequence ATGTCTTCTTCACGCGATCTCCTTATAATAGGACTTGGTCCTGCCGCTTACACCTGTGCTATTTACTGTGCGCGGTATAGAATGAATGTTGCGCTTATTGGCGCACAACCTGGCGGGCAAATGGGGGCATCTGGTGAGGTAGAAAATTACCCAGGATTTCTCTCTATCCCTGGACAAGAACTTGCGCAAAAAATGATGGATCAGACAAAGGAAAATGGTGCAGACGTGGTGTTTGATACCGTTGATGAGATCACCAAAATGCCAGAAGGGGATTTTTTGGTGAAGGGCACTATTACTGGAGAATATCGTGCAAAATCCATTCTCCTTTCTACTGGCACAAAGCGACGAAAACTTGGTGTTCTTGGAGAAGAAGAATATTACGGAAAAGGATTAACCTATTGCGCCACCTGCGACGGTATGTTTTATCGAAACCTTCCTGTTGCCGTGGTTGGTGCTGGAAATTCTGCCGCAGAAGCGGCGTTGTATCTTGCGGATATTTGCGAGTCGGTTCGGGTTTTTGTCCGCAAAGATCATTTTCGGGCAGACGCGGTATTGGTGGAAAAAATCAATAATAACCCAAAAATTATTGTAGAATTTCTCACGGAAATTGCAGAGGTTCAGGGGGGTGCCAAAATGGAGCGCGTTCTCTTAAAAAATGGAGAAACCAGAGATATTCGTGGACTTTTTATTGAGATTGGCGCAAATCCTGAAAATACATTGGCAAAACAACTTGGGGTCGATCTCGATTCCGAAGGGTATCTTGTGGTCGACAGTGGACAGCGAACAAATATATCTGGTGTTTTTGCGGCAGGAGATAATACAACAGCAAGCGAAAAATTTGCACAGAATGCGACTGCGGTTGGAGAGGGGGCGGTGGCGGCAAAAGCGGCGCACGAATTTTATCAACACAGCGATATATGA
- the nth gene encoding endonuclease III, producing the protein MIIRSSSEKSARIQESLKRLKKTFPQAKCALLHRNVYELFVAVQLSAQCTDERVNQISPALFQKVPDFSALASISQEELEQLIYSTGFYRNKAKNLRGAAQHILKRFSGKIPHSLAEMITLPGIARKSANVILETAFGIVEGIVVDTHVKRITKLLRITESDNAERIERELMEYIPRKKWGDVGHLLVALGRAICIAHRPQCHLCPLADICPSSQAGVISSRKAQKAPRKNLRELEK; encoded by the coding sequence ATGATAATACGTTCTTCCTCAGAAAAATCGGCACGAATACAAGAATCGCTCAAACGACTCAAAAAGACTTTTCCTCAAGCAAAATGTGCTCTTCTTCATCGGAATGTGTACGAACTTTTTGTTGCTGTTCAGCTTTCAGCGCAATGCACCGACGAACGAGTAAATCAAATTTCTCCTGCACTTTTTCAGAAAGTTCCAGATTTTTCAGCACTCGCAAGTATTTCCCAAGAAGAACTTGAGCAACTTATTTATTCAACAGGATTCTATCGGAACAAGGCAAAAAATCTTCGAGGTGCCGCACAACACATCTTAAAACGATTTTCTGGAAAAATCCCCCACTCTCTTGCAGAAATGATTACGCTTCCCGGAATTGCCCGAAAATCGGCGAATGTTATTCTCGAAACCGCTTTTGGAATTGTAGAAGGAATTGTTGTCGATACCCATGTTAAACGAATCACTAAGCTTCTCCGTATTACAGAATCAGATAATGCAGAGCGAATTGAGCGAGAACTTATGGAATACATTCCCCGAAAAAAATGGGGTGATGTTGGACATCTTCTCGTTGCTTTGGGACGAGCCATTTGTATTGCCCACCGACCCCAATGTCACCTCTGCCCACTCGCCGATATTTGCCCTTCATCTCAGGCAGGAGTTATTTCTTCGCGGAAAGCGCAAAAAGCACCTCGGAAAAATCTGAGGGAATTGGAGAAATAA
- a CDS encoding glycine--tRNA ligase, with protein MPATSLDQIVSLSKRRGFLYPGSAIYGGFANSYTYGPYGVELKNNIKRLWWKTFVQKRQDILGIDGGILLHPKTWEASGHVAGFSDQLVDCKNCRARLRADHLVEDALNIDCEGKTDEEVTKIIRENALSCPNCGSKDLTEARKFNLMFQTQMAKTGEDSTAFLRPETAQAIFLEFKNILDSCRVRLPFGVAQIGKAFRNEITPGNFIFRLLEFEQMEIEYFLREEDWETLFVQWQNDMKAWCQLIGLSLERCHDLEHAKEKLSHYSKRTVDIEYDFPFGRKELYGLAYRTDFDLSQHEKFSGKELKYRDPVTNEVFIPHVLEPTFGLDRSVLAVLCESYTEEMLDDGESRTVLKIPPRIAPVSVAILPLMKKDGLSEIAQEIFNDLSGLFSCEYDDGGSIGKRYRRQDEIGTPFSITIDYDTKEDDTVTVRHRDNMKQERIHKSELRKMLEEGIR; from the coding sequence ATGCCTGCTACTTCGCTTGATCAAATTGTGTCTCTCTCAAAGCGTCGCGGATTTTTATATCCTGGTTCTGCGATTTACGGAGGATTTGCCAATTCGTATACCTATGGTCCCTATGGAGTGGAACTCAAAAATAACATTAAGCGTTTGTGGTGGAAGACTTTTGTGCAGAAACGTCAGGATATCCTTGGAATTGATGGAGGGATTCTCCTTCATCCTAAAACATGGGAAGCAAGCGGACATGTCGCCGGTTTTAGCGATCAGCTTGTCGATTGTAAAAATTGCCGTGCGCGTCTTCGTGCCGATCATCTTGTAGAAGATGCCCTGAACATTGATTGCGAGGGAAAAACAGATGAAGAAGTGACAAAAATCATTCGAGAAAATGCTCTCTCCTGCCCGAACTGTGGCTCAAAAGATCTTACAGAAGCACGGAAGTTTAACCTTATGTTTCAAACGCAAATGGCAAAAACAGGAGAAGACTCTACAGCATTTTTGCGACCAGAGACTGCACAGGCTATATTTTTGGAATTTAAAAATATTCTCGATTCCTGTCGAGTTCGACTTCCCTTTGGAGTGGCACAAATTGGAAAAGCTTTTCGAAACGAAATTACTCCCGGAAATTTTATCTTTCGCCTTCTCGAATTTGAACAAATGGAAATCGAATATTTTCTCCGTGAAGAAGACTGGGAAACACTTTTTGTGCAGTGGCAAAACGACATGAAAGCTTGGTGTCAACTCATCGGACTGAGTCTAGAAAGATGTCACGATTTGGAGCACGCAAAAGAAAAGCTCTCGCACTACAGTAAGCGAACGGTTGATATTGAGTACGACTTCCCCTTTGGGCGAAAAGAGCTCTACGGACTTGCGTATCGAACAGATTTCGACTTGAGTCAGCACGAGAAGTTTTCTGGAAAAGAATTGAAATATCGTGATCCGGTAACAAATGAAGTTTTCATTCCTCATGTACTAGAGCCAACCTTTGGTCTCGACCGTTCGGTGCTTGCAGTACTGTGCGAATCGTATACTGAAGAAATGCTAGATGATGGAGAGTCGCGAACGGTGCTAAAAATTCCTCCACGCATTGCACCGGTTTCTGTCGCTATTTTACCGCTTATGAAAAAAGACGGACTCTCAGAAATTGCTCAGGAAATTTTTAATGATCTTTCTGGCTTGTTTTCGTGCGAGTACGATGATGGAGGTTCTATTGGAAAACGTTATCGCCGACAAGATGAAATCGGAACGCCGTTTTCTATTACGATCGATTACGATACGAAAGAAGACGACACCGTTACTGTACGTCATAGAGACAACATGAAGCAAGAGCGGATTCATAAAAGTGAGTTGCGAAAAATGTTAGAAGAGGGGATTAGATAG
- a CDS encoding (2Fe-2S)-binding protein, whose product MITCIINDSDGNELGTFHPKGEKNLLDEAADEGIEIPFSCHAGACMSCAAQVVQGMDLVDEERDGPKYIDTTDEDIILTCIASVDPEKATDKDRNYILEIDLAN is encoded by the coding sequence ATGATCACCTGTATCATTAATGATTCCGATGGAAATGAACTTGGGACATTTCACCCTAAAGGAGAAAAAAATCTCCTTGATGAAGCCGCAGATGAAGGCATTGAAATTCCTTTCTCCTGCCATGCTGGAGCATGCATGAGTTGTGCCGCACAAGTGGTGCAAGGAATGGATCTTGTCGACGAAGAACGAGATGGGCCCAAATACATCGACACCACAGATGAAGATATTATCCTCACCTGCATTGCCTCGGTTGACCCTGAAAAGGCAACCGACAAGGATCGAAATTACATTCTCGAAATTGATTTAGCAAACTGA
- the rnpA gene encoding ribonuclease P protein component: protein MLSRQHRLTRGFEVLFRKGEKRIFSHFIFRSLPAFDGVSRLSVIVSKKTEKMAVGRNRIRRRLFEVARKSNFPEFLPLPFRIVLVARSSAKNASFSELEKDFLEACTATSISQLKNKKP, encoded by the coding sequence ATGCTTTCCCGACAACATCGCTTGACGAGAGGTTTTGAAGTACTTTTTCGGAAAGGTGAGAAAAGAATATTTTCTCACTTTATTTTTCGGTCACTTCCTGCATTTGATGGAGTTTCTCGCTTATCCGTAATTGTTTCGAAAAAAACGGAAAAAATGGCAGTTGGAAGAAATCGAATTCGCCGACGTCTTTTTGAGGTAGCTCGAAAGAGCAATTTTCCCGAATTCCTTCCACTTCCATTTCGTATCGTACTCGTTGCTCGTTCTTCTGCAAAAAATGCCTCCTTCTCGGAGCTAGAGAAGGACTTTTTAGAGGCGTGTACCGCAACGAGCATTTCTCAGCTCAAAAATAAAAAGCCATAA
- the rpmH gene encoding 50S ribosomal protein L34, with translation MLSKTRTRKRKRVHGFLRRMRTPGGRRVIQRRRSKGRHRIVV, from the coding sequence ATGCTTAGCAAAACGAGAACGCGAAAAAGAAAACGAGTTCATGGATTTCTTCGACGAATGCGCACCCCAGGAGGAAGGCGCGTCATTCAGCGTCGCCGAAGTAAGGGGCGACACAGAATAGTCGTTTGA
- the dnaA gene encoding chromosomal replication initiator protein DnaA — protein sequence MMSEWYKIVEKSAEILPKAHILTYFQKTALLRVEKNTLVVGIPREFFRGWLESNAKDAILSASQQFFPNSENVLFEVDGTLEQQSDFDPRNIFSGTFRKSSPVKKQEPFTISRIQMGLARRFLNPSLTFENFIVGSGSALAHAAAEAVANAPGQKYSPLFLFGGVGLGKTHLMHAIGNRIAEETPDANILLLQTQNFVDEVVNAVRSGKGDQIRDKYRRADVFMLDDVQFIRGKERTQEILFHIFNDLNLHNRQIVLSSDCAPSLLEGLEERLVSRFSMGMVADIQFPDFETRLAILQERCQESDLSFSRDVLEYVAEECSGSVRELLGVFRQMLANFELQGVLPNKTNVGEIFKNMNREKRQEMDIKEEVASGKAMSIEEIAERTALFFDVPLEKLIGSSRLREYVVPRQTAMWFANKKLKEPLQKIGNYFGGRDHTSVLSAVRRTEKNRKLSSDYWRQCNDLRKKLGM from the coding sequence ATGATGAGCGAATGGTATAAAATTGTTGAAAAATCGGCAGAAATACTTCCTAAGGCACATATCCTTACCTACTTTCAAAAAACTGCTCTTTTGCGAGTAGAAAAAAATACGCTCGTAGTGGGAATTCCTCGAGAGTTTTTTCGTGGATGGCTTGAGAGCAACGCAAAAGACGCTATTCTTTCTGCCTCTCAACAGTTTTTCCCAAATTCCGAAAATGTGCTTTTTGAGGTGGATGGCACTTTAGAGCAACAATCTGACTTTGATCCACGCAATATTTTCTCGGGAACTTTCCGAAAATCTTCTCCCGTAAAAAAACAAGAACCGTTTACCATTTCCCGTATTCAAATGGGATTGGCACGCCGATTCCTTAATCCTTCTTTGACATTTGAAAACTTTATTGTTGGCTCTGGAAGCGCTCTTGCTCACGCGGCGGCGGAAGCAGTGGCGAATGCCCCAGGACAAAAATACTCCCCCCTCTTTCTCTTTGGTGGAGTTGGGCTTGGAAAAACTCACCTCATGCATGCCATTGGGAATCGTATTGCTGAAGAAACGCCAGATGCGAATATTCTCCTCCTTCAAACACAAAACTTTGTTGATGAAGTGGTGAATGCTGTACGAAGCGGAAAAGGCGATCAAATCCGTGATAAATATCGTCGCGCAGACGTTTTTATGCTTGATGACGTACAATTCATTCGAGGAAAAGAGCGAACACAAGAAATTCTCTTTCACATTTTTAACGATCTCAATCTTCATAATCGACAAATTGTTCTCTCATCCGATTGTGCCCCAAGCCTTCTTGAGGGTTTAGAAGAGCGCCTTGTCTCTCGCTTCTCTATGGGTATGGTGGCGGATATTCAATTTCCAGATTTTGAAACTCGTCTTGCCATTTTGCAGGAGCGTTGTCAGGAGTCGGATCTTAGTTTTTCTCGTGATGTTCTGGAATATGTTGCGGAAGAGTGCTCGGGGTCGGTGCGAGAACTCTTGGGAGTTTTTCGACAAATGCTCGCAAATTTTGAGCTTCAAGGAGTTTTGCCGAATAAAACAAATGTTGGGGAAATCTTTAAAAATATGAACCGAGAAAAGCGACAAGAAATGGATATTAAAGAAGAAGTCGCCTCTGGAAAAGCAATGAGCATTGAAGAAATTGCAGAACGTACAGCGCTCTTTTTTGATGTTCCTCTCGAAAAACTTATCGGAAGCAGTCGTCTTCGTGAGTATGTTGTGCCACGACAAACGGCAATGTGGTTTGCGAATAAAAAACTCAAAGAACCTCTCCAGAAGATTGGAAACTATTTTGGTGGACGCGATCACACATCGGTGCTTTCAGCAGTTCGGCGAACGGAAAAGAATCGAAAACTTAGTAGCGATTATTGGCGACAATGTAATGATCTTCGAAAAAAGTTGGGAATGTAG
- a CDS encoding IS1595 family transposase, translating into MLKHAKISDYKIKKILMCFCEDIDASKTARILEINRRTIDRYFNIFREKITLHAIAQSKESGEFELDESYFGAKRVRGKRGRGAAGKTPVFGILKRDGKVSVTIVKKCSREELLPIIQGKILEGSTIHTDGWRAYDGLILNGYDHYRVYHSHDEFARGKCHVNGIESFWSFAKRRLSKFNGIASHKFNLHLKECEFRWNYKDQNLYDKMLKILKKF; encoded by the coding sequence ATGCTTAAACACGCCAAAATATCAGACTACAAAATAAAAAAAATATTGATGTGTTTTTGTGAAGATATCGATGCCTCAAAAACAGCAAGAATTCTAGAAATAAATCGAAGGACTATTGATCGGTATTTTAATATCTTCCGAGAAAAAATAACTCTTCACGCCATCGCTCAAAGTAAGGAATCTGGAGAGTTTGAACTTGATGAAAGTTATTTTGGAGCTAAAAGAGTACGAGGTAAAAGAGGAAGAGGGGCAGCCGGAAAAACACCAGTCTTTGGTATACTTAAACGAGACGGAAAAGTATCAGTAACCATCGTAAAGAAATGCAGTAGAGAAGAGTTATTGCCTATCATACAGGGAAAAATACTCGAAGGTTCCACTATCCACACCGATGGCTGGAGGGCTTATGACGGACTCATTCTAAATGGGTATGATCACTATCGTGTCTACCATTCCCATGATGAATTTGCTCGAGGAAAATGCCATGTGAATGGCATAGAATCTTTCTGGTCATTTGCCAAGAGAAGACTCTCTAAATTCAACGGTATTGCTTCTCATAAGTTTAATCTTCATCTGAAAGAATGTGAGTTCCGATGGAACTATAAAGATCAGAATCTTTATGATAAAATGCTAAAGATTTTGAAGAAATTTTAA
- a CDS encoding YtxH domain-containing protein, which translates to MKKFLVGLLAGVSAGMLFAPKSGKQLRKELVNSKTKATDFATLLLEAGKDASGEVQDLLQSSDIQKMISSGKKSVGEFFLTLEGKRKELSADGQKELENLLEKACNMILGTKGILEKKGNALQKTAQKKATSAVKSVKKVVKKVKKDLKK; encoded by the coding sequence ATGAAAAAATTTCTTGTTGGTCTTCTCGCGGGAGTTTCTGCTGGTATGCTCTTTGCTCCAAAGTCTGGAAAACAGCTTCGAAAGGAATTGGTAAATTCAAAAACAAAAGCCACAGATTTTGCCACCCTTCTTCTTGAAGCAGGAAAAGACGCGAGTGGAGAAGTTCAAGATCTTCTTCAGTCAAGCGATATCCAGAAAATGATTTCTTCTGGAAAAAAATCAGTGGGAGAATTTTTCCTTACACTTGAAGGAAAACGAAAAGAGCTAAGCGCTGATGGACAAAAAGAGCTCGAAAATTTACTCGAAAAAGCATGTAACATGATTCTTGGAACAAAAGGAATTCTTGAGAAAAAGGGGAATGCCCTTCAGAAAACTGCTCAAAAGAAAGCGACTTCCGCAGTAAAATCTGTAAAGAAGGTAGTAAAGAAAGTAAAGAAAGATCTTAAAAAATAG
- a CDS encoding RluA family pseudouridine synthase → MNILPLSSQKKKVPQEEHGARLDDFLVRAFHITRSQSKKAILESRVLVNEVPPKKAGIVLSSGDDITFFSPHVSSGLLPSHEPVNILFENESVIVVEKPVGIVTHPDATHTKDTLLQRVLAHTSLAEKGLPLRPGVVHRLDKETSGVLVFAKTDSALLVLQKSFAKRKVQKIYRTLIHGAHIAEKGTIASPIARDVRDRKKMSVSAGGEAKHALSHFTVVQRFQHVSELLVQIETGRTHQIRVHLSAIGSPVLGDAVYGSRKQDEEVSRTIGCAIPRCLLHAESLSLVLPNEQEEMTFISPIPSDFSEVLFALSAKK, encoded by the coding sequence ATGAATATTCTACCTCTTTCTTCTCAAAAAAAGAAGGTTCCGCAAGAAGAACATGGTGCTCGTCTTGATGATTTTCTGGTGCGCGCTTTTCATATTACGCGCTCGCAATCGAAAAAGGCGATTCTCGAGTCTCGTGTGTTGGTGAATGAAGTACCTCCAAAAAAGGCGGGGATCGTTCTTTCGTCTGGAGACGACATTACGTTTTTTTCCCCTCATGTTTCTTCTGGGCTTTTACCTTCTCATGAGCCAGTGAATATTCTTTTTGAAAATGAAAGTGTGATTGTGGTGGAAAAACCTGTTGGTATTGTTACGCATCCAGATGCAACCCACACGAAAGACACTCTTCTCCAGAGAGTGCTCGCGCATACTTCTCTCGCGGAAAAAGGACTTCCTTTGCGCCCCGGAGTTGTTCATCGACTCGACAAAGAAACTTCTGGTGTTCTTGTCTTTGCTAAAACGGATTCTGCTCTCCTTGTTCTTCAAAAAAGTTTTGCTAAGCGGAAAGTACAAAAAATATACCGCACGCTTATTCATGGGGCGCATATTGCAGAAAAGGGGACAATCGCTTCTCCTATTGCTCGGGACGTGCGTGATCGAAAAAAAATGTCTGTTTCTGCTGGAGGCGAGGCAAAACATGCGCTTTCTCATTTTACTGTAGTACAACGCTTTCAGCATGTTTCGGAACTTTTGGTTCAGATTGAAACTGGACGCACGCACCAGATTCGTGTACATCTCTCTGCTATTGGTTCACCTGTTCTTGGGGATGCGGTGTATGGCAGTCGAAAACAAGATGAAGAAGTCTCTCGCACAATTGGCTGTGCTATTCCACGTTGTCTTCTTCATGCGGAGTCGCTTTCTCTTGTCTTGCCAAACGAACAGGAGGAGATGACATTTATTTCTCCAATTCCCTCAGATTTTTCCGAGGTGCTTTTTGCGCTTTCCGCGAAGAAATAA
- a CDS encoding PLDc_N domain-containing protein, translating to MRKYLLFLIVLFFFSSGIVFANPSDNNKKEIRARIAEIEEAVNTSETEKIKDVLSPNAPEILKKEIQKNIEGKHIAFQQNIESINEISQGKIRVEGTFLAEGGQWNIPGFSDYFVFEKRGNKWYLLESDFAQKLDSKIALKMAFGNIAHFLPALLLIFFCAFLFWIFMIVDILKRPIKNKTIWLLIVIVFNFSGALTYFLTVRRKHKKYNMVGAEGFEPPTLSV from the coding sequence CTTTTTTTTCTCGTCAGGAATTGTATTTGCAAACCCGAGTGATAATAACAAAAAAGAAATACGGGCGAGAATAGCCGAGATAGAAGAGGCAGTTAATACTTCTGAAACAGAAAAAATAAAAGATGTACTCTCGCCAAATGCACCAGAAATACTCAAAAAGGAAATTCAAAAAAATATTGAAGGGAAACACATTGCATTCCAACAAAACATCGAAAGTATTAATGAAATCTCTCAAGGAAAAATACGAGTAGAAGGAACATTCTTGGCAGAGGGGGGGCAATGGAATATTCCTGGTTTTTCTGATTATTTTGTTTTTGAGAAGAGAGGAAACAAGTGGTATTTGCTCGAAAGTGACTTTGCACAAAAACTCGACAGTAAAATCGCCCTAAAAATGGCATTTGGAAATATCGCCCATTTTCTCCCTGCACTCCTCTTGATATTTTTCTGTGCATTTTTATTCTGGATTTTCATGATTGTTGATATTCTCAAAAGACCCATCAAAAACAAAACCATTTGGCTCTTAATTGTTATTGTCTTTAATTTTTCTGGAGCGCTTACCTACTTCCTCACGGTACGGAGAAAGCACAAAAAATATAATATGGTGGGCGCCGAGGGATTCGAACCCCCGACCCTCTCGGTGTAA
- a CDS encoding tyrosine--tRNA ligase: protein MPKDNIERLIKRGTVDIIQREDLEEKLRSEKKLRIKFGIDPTGSDLHLGHLVPLRKLAEFQKLGHHIVLLFGTFTGKIGDPTGKDKMRQPLTNAEIDENMKTYLNQASCVLDIKNIEIVKNGDWLGKMTFSEILELAGSFTVSQMIQRDMFQTRLEKGMDINLVEFFYPLMQGYDSVAIEADVEIGGTDQLFNLLAGRQIQDRYGKKPQSILTVPILEGTSGKEKMSKSLNNFIGVTESPRDIFGKLMSIPDHLMSKYFELLTDFTHQEIWEFLNMHPRDAKLRLAKEITTTLHNAEEAEHAEEEFLRMFSEKGLPTEVSEKILPSGTFTILEIVVASGLCNSNGEARRLISQGGVKWNEEKIENIEAEIEVTPESKILQVGKRQFLKIKGK from the coding sequence ATGCCAAAGGACAATATCGAACGACTCATTAAGCGAGGCACCGTAGATATTATCCAACGAGAAGACTTAGAAGAAAAGCTTCGTTCCGAAAAAAAACTTCGAATCAAGTTTGGCATCGATCCCACGGGGTCAGATCTTCACCTAGGGCACCTTGTTCCACTCCGAAAGCTCGCGGAATTTCAAAAGCTTGGACACCATATTGTTCTCCTTTTTGGAACCTTTACGGGAAAAATTGGCGACCCCACAGGGAAAGATAAAATGCGCCAGCCACTCACTAATGCAGAAATTGATGAGAATATGAAAACCTATCTCAATCAGGCATCTTGTGTGCTCGATATCAAAAATATAGAAATTGTAAAAAATGGCGATTGGCTCGGTAAGATGACATTTTCTGAAATTTTAGAGCTCGCCGGAAGTTTTACCGTATCGCAAATGATTCAACGAGATATGTTTCAAACTCGTCTCGAAAAAGGAATGGATATTAATCTCGTGGAGTTTTTCTATCCGCTCATGCAAGGATACGACTCTGTTGCCATTGAAGCAGATGTAGAAATTGGAGGAACGGATCAGCTCTTTAATCTTCTTGCTGGACGGCAAATTCAAGATCGATATGGCAAAAAACCGCAAAGTATTCTTACTGTTCCTATTTTAGAAGGAACGAGTGGAAAAGAAAAAATGAGCAAATCGCTGAACAATTTTATTGGCGTTACCGAATCTCCACGAGATATTTTTGGAAAACTCATGTCTATACCAGACCATTTGATGTCTAAGTATTTTGAACTCCTTACCGATTTTACCCATCAAGAAATCTGGGAATTCCTCAATATGCACCCAAGAGACGCCAAACTTCGACTCGCAAAAGAAATAACGACCACACTTCATAACGCAGAGGAAGCAGAACATGCAGAAGAAGAATTTTTGCGCATGTTTTCGGAGAAGGGACTTCCGACCGAAGTTTCTGAAAAAATACTCCCCTCAGGAACATTCACCATTTTGGAAATTGTAGTCGCCTCGGGACTTTGTAATTCAAATGGAGAAGCACGACGACTCATTTCTCAAGGAGGAGTAAAGTGGAATGAAGAAAAAATAGAGAATATTGAAGCAGAAATCGAAGTAACACCAGAATCCAAAATTCTTCAAGTAGGAAAACGCCAATTTCTAAAAATAAAAGGAAAGTGA
- a CDS encoding UDP-N-acetylmuramoyl-L-alanyl-D-glutamate--2,6-diaminopimelate ligase, giving the protein MRNFISENHIFRRWYSAGSGILAAFVFGFPARKFCNIGVTGTDGKTTTVEMISHVLRSSKKKVLSISTSRIVLDDNILPHNKRTTPGPWQLQRMFRKAQRNGITHVVLEVSSHALFQRRVFGIPLDVAVLTNITPEHLDYHKTLEKYAAAKHLLFSRHLRKGGTSVLNADDSFGKIWAKEFSQKGYSILTFSEQGDRSADYRSELFLADEKGISFTLYSPEGSSSVFIPVFGSFNVSNALSVLCVSRALGISEKDGIESLTSFFSVPGRMEKIESGKDFSIFIDFALTPGSLAKMLTSARDISKDGRLSLVFGSCGSHKDIEKRRLLGKIATKYADAVFVTDDEPYFENPEVIRKHILEGAYEESVKAISSGKVREIPDRKKAIFQAISEARSGDVVVVAGMGHLRSRNIAGKEISWSDEKIIREAIPA; this is encoded by the coding sequence TTGAGAAATTTCATTTCAGAAAATCATATCTTTCGACGTTGGTATTCTGCAGGAAGTGGTATACTGGCGGCTTTTGTCTTTGGTTTTCCCGCAAGAAAATTTTGTAATATTGGTGTTACCGGAACTGATGGAAAGACAACGACAGTCGAGATGATTTCTCATGTTCTGCGTTCTTCAAAAAAAAAAGTACTCTCCATCTCTACTTCGCGGATTGTTCTTGATGACAATATTCTTCCTCATAATAAGCGAACTACTCCTGGACCGTGGCAACTACAGAGAATGTTTCGAAAAGCGCAACGAAATGGAATAACGCATGTGGTGCTTGAGGTTTCTTCTCATGCGCTTTTTCAACGACGTGTCTTTGGAATTCCACTTGATGTTGCTGTACTCACAAATATTACTCCAGAGCACCTCGATTATCATAAAACTCTAGAAAAATATGCTGCAGCAAAACATCTTCTTTTTTCTCGACATTTACGAAAAGGCGGAACATCTGTTTTGAATGCCGATGATTCATTTGGAAAGATATGGGCAAAGGAATTTTCTCAAAAAGGATATTCTATACTCACCTTTTCGGAGCAGGGGGATAGATCCGCAGATTATCGTTCGGAGTTATTTCTTGCCGATGAAAAAGGAATTTCGTTTACATTATATTCTCCGGAAGGCTCTTCTTCGGTTTTTATTCCGGTTTTTGGAAGTTTTAATGTTTCGAACGCACTTTCTGTTCTCTGTGTTTCGCGCGCGCTTGGTATTTCTGAAAAAGATGGAATAGAATCGCTCACTTCTTTTTTCTCTGTTCCGGGGAGAATGGAAAAAATAGAATCGGGGAAGGATTTTTCAATATTCATTGATTTTGCACTCACGCCTGGGTCTCTTGCAAAAATGCTTACTTCTGCTCGTGATATTTCAAAAGATGGAAGACTCTCTCTTGTGTTTGGATCATGTGGAAGTCACAAGGATATTGAGAAGCGTCGTCTTTTGGGAAAAATAGCAACGAAATACGCAGATGCTGTTTTTGTAACAGATGATGAGCCATATTTTGAGAATCCCGAAGTTATTCGTAAACATATTCTGGAGGGGGCTTATGAAGAGAGTGTAAAAGCAATTTCTTCTGGAAAAGTACGAGAAATTCCAGATCGAAAAAAAGCGATATTTCAAGCAATTTCCGAGGCAAGGTCTGGTGATGTAGTTGTTGTAGCTGGCATGGGGCATTTGCGATCTCGGAATATTGCGGGAAAAGAGATCTCTTGGAGTGACGAGAAAATCATTCGGGAAGCAATTCCGGCATAA